A stretch of the Panthera uncia isolate 11264 chromosome D1, Puncia_PCG_1.0, whole genome shotgun sequence genome encodes the following:
- the LOC125913574 gene encoding olfactory receptor 52N5-like yields the protein MPVFNNSYVAPQFFILNGIPGLERVHVWISLPLCIMYTISLLGNLGLVYLIHQEESLHHPMYFFLAMLSVIDLFTCTTTLPNALCIFWFNLKDINFNAYLVQMFFVHGFTDVEFGVLMLMALDHYVAICYPSRYATILTNPIITKAGLATFLRGVLVIIPFLFLVKHLPFCQRNIISHTYCGHMSVVKLSCASIKINVINGLTVALLIGVFDICCISVSYTMFLQAVVSLSPADAWQKAFSTCTVRKSATIITYVPAFFTFFTLHFGVHTIPPSLHLIVANLYLLLPPTLNPIVYGIKIKQIRDSVIKLFQGEKDPNIQDK from the coding sequence ATGCCAGTTTTCAACAATTCATATGTtgccccccaattttttattcttaatggaATTCCTGGTCTAGAAAGAGTACATGTATGGATCTCCCTCCCATTATGTATAATGTATACCATCTCTCTTTTGGGAAACCTTGGCCTTGTATACCTAATTCATCAGGAGGAGTCCTTACATCACCCAATGTATTTCTTTCTGGCCATGCTGTCTGTCATTGACCTCTTTACCTGCACCACTACTCTACCCAATGCACTCTGCATCTTCTGGTTCAATCTCAAGGATATTAACTTCAATGCTTACTTAGTCCAAATGTTCTTTGTCCATGGGTTCacagatgtggagtttggtgtgCTCATGCTCATGGCTCTGGACCACTATGTGGCCATTTGCTACCCATCGCGATATGCTACCATACTCACTAACCCTATTATTACCAAAGCTGGGCTTGCCACTTTCCTGAGGGGTGTGTTGGTGATTATTCCTTTCCTATTCTTGGTCAAGCATTTGCCCTTCTGCCAAAGAAATATTATCTCCCATACATATTGTGGCCACATGTCAGTGGTGAAGTTGTCCTGTGCCAGTATCAAGATCAATGTCATCAATGGTCTGACAGTTGCCCTCCTGATTGGAGTGTTTGACATCTGCTGTATATCTGTGTCTTACACTATGTTCCTTCAGGCAGTGGTCAGTCTTTCACCAGCAGATGCTTGGCAGAAGGCCTTTAGCACCTGCACTGTCCGTAAATCTGCCACAATCATCACCTATGTTCCAGCATTCTTCACTTTCTTTACCCTCCATTTTGGGGTACACACCATTCCCCCTTCTCTTCACCTAATTGTGGCTAATCTTTATCTTCTTCTTCCCCCAACACTGAACCCCATTGTTTATGGGATAAAGATAAAACAGATCAGAGACAGTGTCATAAAACTCTTTCAGGGTGAGAAAGATCCAAATATTCAGGACAAATGA